From the genome of Candidatus Tanganyikabacteria bacterium:
GGCAAGATGACCCTCCAGTACGCTTTCTGACCCGGAACCCTCGGACCCCCGGGCCCTCGCGCCAGATGCCGCGGGGGCCCTCTTCTCAGTGGCCACTTGCAGCCACGGTGATCCGCACCACCGAATCGGACCGGGGGGCCGTGTTTCCATGCGTGCGGCCGCCTTTTCTTCACGGTCGGAGAGGTCGTCTTTCCTTGCAGCTCTCGGTGCGCGATCTCGCGGAGGCGCTCGGTCTTCCGTCGGCGACGGTGTACCGGTGGCTCAAGACCCGGGGATTGCCCGGCGTGACTGTGCAGGATGAGGTGCGGTTCAACCGCGTGGACGTCCTCGAATGGTCCTTGCGGCGAGGCTTCGGCCTCGTCCGGGATCTGTTCGCGGGCGAGGACGAGGACCAGCACATGACGGCGCCCGTGGCGGAGGCGCTTGCGCGGGGCGGCACGCGCCCGATCCCCGGGGGGCCGCTGGGCCCCGAGGTCGCGGACAGTCTGGCCGCGGCGCTCCCGGAAGTTCCGGCCGCTCACCTGGCGTCTCTCCTGCCCGCATTGCGGGCCGGACGCGCCCCGGGTTGGCAACCGGTGCCGCAAGGACCGGTGATCATCCCCCGCCCGCGCCATCCTCTCGTCTGCCCCCTTTCGGCCCCCAGCCTCGTCGTGGTGTATCCGTCCCGCGGCGTCGCGCTGCCGGCCTCCTTCGGCCCCGAGTTGATACGAGCCTGGATCTGGATCCTGTCGCCCACCCCGCGGGCCCACCTGGCGCTGCTGGAACGCCTGGGCCGCATGCTGATCCGCCAGGGCCTGGCCGACCTCCTCGCGGCGCAGGTCTCGCCGGAACGCCTGCATGCCGAGATCGCATTCCGGGAAGAGGCTGCCTGATGCTCGGCGGGCTCTTCGTCGCGGGCCTCGTGGTGCTCGTCGGCTCGGGCCTGGGGGCCGTGCTCGCCGGCCGGCGCGGGGACTTTGCCGGCCGCATCGGGGCGTGGGGCGCCGTCGCGGGTTGCCTGCTCGCGTCGATCCCGGCGCTCGCCGTCCTGGCAGGGGCGCGCGGCCCGGTGACCTTCGAGCGGGCCTGGGACGTACCCTACGGC
Proteins encoded in this window:
- a CDS encoding helix-turn-helix domain-containing protein — translated: MQLSVRDLAEALGLPSATVYRWLKTRGLPGVTVQDEVRFNRVDVLEWSLRRGFGLVRDLFAGEDEDQHMTAPVAEALARGGTRPIPGGPLGPEVADSLAAALPEVPAAHLASLLPALRAGRAPGWQPVPQGPVIIPRPRHPLVCPLSAPSLVVVYPSRGVALPASFGPELIRAWIWILSPTPRAHLALLERLGRMLIRQGLADLLAAQVSPERLHAEIAFREEAA